A portion of the Segatella copri DSM 18205 genome contains these proteins:
- a CDS encoding DUF1653 domain-containing protein gives MKSGFQHFKGGKYKFIHSAFDSETQERMVVYQALYGDQAYWVRPEDMFFGKVTREGRTFNRFTEIDKF, from the coding sequence ATGAAATCTGGATTCCAGCACTTTAAGGGCGGCAAATACAAATTCATCCATTCTGCCTTCGACTCCGAGACTCAGGAGCGCATGGTGGTTTATCAGGCTCTCTATGGAGACCAAGCCTATTGGGTAAGACCGGAAGATATGTTCTTCGGGAAAGTAACAAGGGAAGGCAGAACTTTTAATCGTTTCACGGAAATAGATAAATTCTAA
- a CDS encoding M23 family metallopeptidase, which translates to MGSRFGMRNHPVKHKTIMHNGVDLAAHYEQVFSMFPGEVPGVGHDNRSGKYVTVRTAAYTISYCHLSAFLDFKGDVCQCRRGAWGIW; encoded by the coding sequence ATGGGATCAAGGTTTGGAATGCGTAATCACCCGGTGAAGCACAAGACCATCATGCACAATGGCGTGGATTTGGCAGCTCATTACGAGCAAGTGTTTTCTATGTTTCCTGGGGAAGTGCCTGGCGTTGGCCATGACAATCGCTCAGGTAAGTATGTCACAGTCAGAACTGCTGCCTATACCATCAGTTATTGCCATCTTTCTGCTTTCTTGGATTTCAAAGGGGATGTTTGTCAATGCAGGAGAGGTGCTTGGGGTATCTGGTAG
- a CDS encoding YccF domain-containing protein — protein MRIIGNLLWWLFGGLEAAIGYFTGSLALACTIIGIPFAIQTFKIGLLCLWPFGSTVRESNSPTGCIRIPLNLLWLIFGGLWACLMHLFFGFLLCITIIGIPWGKQHFKMAGLSLAPFGKDVELGF, from the coding sequence ATGCGCATAATAGGAAACTTACTTTGGTGGCTCTTCGGAGGTCTCGAAGCTGCCATCGGTTATTTCACCGGAAGTCTGGCTCTTGCATGTACTATCATCGGCATTCCGTTTGCAATACAGACATTCAAGATTGGTCTGCTCTGCCTATGGCCTTTTGGCTCTACAGTAAGAGAATCGAATAGTCCAACAGGTTGCATTCGCATCCCGTTGAATTTACTCTGGCTGATTTTCGGGGGATTGTGGGCTTGCCTCATGCATCTGTTCTTCGGCTTTCTCTTATGTATAACGATCATCGGCATTCCTTGGGGAAAACAGCATTTCAAGATGGCCGGACTTTCGCTCGCACCATTCGGCAAGGATGTGGAGTTGGGATTTTAA
- a CDS encoding HAD-IA family hydrolase, which produces MKQIETLVFDYGGVIVNIDDVSVVKAMESLGVTAFKRLIHVRKIKRLMHQYINGLVAEAETLKEMLSLCRKGTTTGDIEKVLEELCGNLPVERLEALVKLRKRYKVYLLSNINDTLWQKSVSQMNQLGYSTEEMFDEVFLSYAMRKEKPSVEIYEEMTQKTGLNPATTLYFDDRAENAEAGRNFGFQSVLVKTNHLEEHQEWQEIIKNIKE; this is translated from the coding sequence ATGAAACAGATAGAAACACTCGTTTTTGATTATGGAGGTGTCATCGTGAATATTGATGATGTCTCTGTTGTGAAAGCCATGGAGAGCCTGGGCGTTACGGCGTTCAAGCGGCTAATCCATGTCCGCAAAATCAAGAGACTGATGCACCAATATATCAATGGTCTGGTAGCAGAAGCAGAAACATTGAAAGAGATGCTGAGCCTTTGCCGCAAAGGAACCACAACCGGGGATATTGAGAAAGTCCTGGAAGAGTTGTGTGGCAATCTGCCCGTGGAAAGACTGGAGGCATTGGTCAAGCTTCGGAAGCGATACAAGGTCTATCTGCTCAGCAACATCAACGATACGCTTTGGCAGAAATCGGTCAGTCAGATGAATCAGCTGGGATATTCCACAGAGGAGATGTTTGATGAAGTCTTCCTCTCATACGCCATGCGGAAAGAGAAGCCATCCGTCGAAATCTACGAAGAGATGACGCAGAAGACAGGATTGAATCCTGCCACCACTCTCTATTTCGATGACCGTGCAGAGAATGCCGAGGCTGGCAGAAATTTCGGCTTTCAGAGCGTACTGGTAAAGACCAATCATCTGGAAGAGCATCAGGAATGGCAAGAAATTATCAAGAATATAAAAGAATAA
- a CDS encoding pyridoxamine 5'-phosphate oxidase family protein encodes MRKESRAMDSGWALEVMHKAPYITVSFIDEEGKPYGLPLSLASDDDVNWYFHGALEGKKLEAIKTHPEVCLSAVTRCAPTVGPKDGSFTLQFKSAIAFGKAEIVTDEAEKIHGLRLVCERFLPHHMDAFDQSIARSLSRTAVVRITLTEPPTGKRKQYDKEGVEMKYGRME; translated from the coding sequence ATGAGAAAGGAATCAAGAGCAATGGATAGTGGGTGGGCATTGGAAGTAATGCACAAGGCTCCGTATATAACTGTCAGTTTTATTGACGAAGAAGGCAAGCCTTATGGTTTACCCCTGTCACTCGCATCAGATGATGATGTGAATTGGTATTTTCATGGTGCCTTGGAGGGCAAGAAGTTGGAGGCAATCAAGACTCATCCTGAGGTTTGCCTTTCAGCCGTAACCCGTTGTGCGCCTACGGTTGGTCCGAAGGACGGCAGTTTCACCCTGCAATTCAAATCAGCCATTGCATTCGGCAAGGCAGAAATCGTGACAGATGAAGCAGAGAAGATTCATGGGCTCCGACTAGTTTGTGAACGGTTTCTTCCTCACCACATGGATGCTTTCGACCAGAGCATCGCCCGTTCCCTATCACGCACGGCTGTAGTTCGCATCACGCTTACTGAGCCACCAACCGGCAAGCGCAAGCAGTATGATAAGGAGGGCGTGGAAATGAAATATGGCAGAATGGAATAA
- a CDS encoding McrC family protein, with product MRINLTDNNIGQVEAGTFLRKDVSALFPIADKTIAQLCHENENLLIFPYSIEDSDDKVGDASVMTILNTSDSEKVRITTGNVMGFIGVGNLQIKIKSRFDEGRDDYLLHYMLQKVFSFNLFDLNHNNEKEDVFDFIMFMFPHLLRNAMRQGIYREYQNFKHNDAKLKGTIDWGRHIAQNIPFAGNVAYSTREYTYDNDMTELIRHTIEFMKSKRHGQSVLGLDQETIDNVKSIISLTPSYNKNERSAIIGKNLRHKSHPYYTEYQPLQCLCLQILRMEEVKYGETDEEICGILFDGAWLWEEYLNTILQKEGFKHPENKKHKGGIYLFEDHSGIRYPDFYKDDIVLDAKYKKLESYEKVSKVNRDDLHQLITYITNLQASKGVFIAPLSERQQKIPKSRLKDSSAALYILGIEICKMSTSYADFCETMKAQEAFFVDTLRQL from the coding sequence ATGAGAATTAACTTAACAGATAATAATATTGGACAGGTGGAAGCTGGGACATTTCTTCGTAAAGATGTCTCAGCTTTATTCCCTATTGCCGACAAGACAATAGCTCAATTATGTCATGAAAATGAGAATCTGCTAATATTTCCCTATAGTATAGAGGATTCTGACGATAAAGTCGGTGATGCTTCTGTTATGACCATTCTAAATACAAGTGACTCTGAAAAGGTACGTATTACCACAGGAAATGTGATGGGTTTTATCGGTGTAGGAAACCTGCAGATAAAAATTAAATCCCGTTTTGACGAAGGACGCGATGACTATCTCTTACATTACATGCTTCAAAAGGTCTTTTCATTCAATCTCTTTGACCTTAATCACAACAACGAAAAAGAGGATGTATTTGACTTTATTATGTTTATGTTCCCTCACTTGCTAAGGAACGCAATGCGCCAGGGCATATACAGAGAGTATCAGAACTTCAAACATAACGATGCCAAATTAAAAGGTACTATTGACTGGGGTCGCCATATTGCCCAAAACATTCCGTTTGCAGGAAATGTGGCATACTCCACTCGTGAATATACCTATGACAATGACATGACGGAGTTAATCCGTCATACAATTGAGTTTATGAAGTCAAAGAGACATGGTCAATCCGTATTAGGTTTAGATCAGGAAACTATAGATAATGTAAAATCTATAATTTCACTAACTCCTTCATATAACAAAAATGAGCGAAGTGCAATTATTGGTAAGAACCTAAGACATAAGAGTCATCCTTACTATACGGAATACCAGCCCCTGCAATGCCTTTGCTTACAAATTCTAAGAATGGAAGAAGTAAAGTACGGAGAAACTGATGAGGAGATTTGCGGTATTCTGTTTGATGGAGCTTGGCTTTGGGAAGAGTATCTGAATACGATTCTACAAAAAGAGGGATTCAAGCATCCAGAAAACAAGAAACATAAAGGCGGCATCTATTTGTTTGAAGATCATAGTGGAATCCGTTATCCAGATTTCTATAAAGATGATATTGTTCTCGATGCAAAATACAAGAAGCTTGAAAGTTATGAAAAGGTTTCAAAAGTTAATCGTGATGACCTTCATCAGTTAATCACATACATCACTAACTTACAGGCCTCAAAAGGAGTTTTTATAGCTCCTTTGTCTGAGAGACAGCAGAAAATTCCAAAATCACGGTTGAAGGACTCATCTGCTGCTCTATATATTTTGGGTATTGAAATTTGCAAAATGTCCACATCTTATGCGGACTTTTGCGAAACGATGAAAGCCCAAGAAGCATTCTTTGTAGATACATTAAGACAATTATAA
- a CDS encoding M23 family metallopeptidase — MFVNAGEVLGVSGSSGMSTGPHLHLTTKKDGKVFDPVILLKYVQSITK; from the coding sequence ATGTTTGTCAATGCAGGAGAGGTGCTTGGGGTATCTGGTAGTTCCGGAATGTCAACTGGCCCTCATCTGCACCTGACAACAAAAAAGGATGGCAAGGTGTTTGACCCTGTCATCCTTCTGAAGTATGTTCAAAGCATTACAAAGTAG
- a CDS encoding MBL fold metallo-hydrolase produces the protein MARFQTYLKDNDVVVTIHRGIDQIGGCITEISTKTSRVFVDFGQNLPGCTVPTTPEQDKALVRDIFAQNVKQHQAVVYTHAHEDHVGLFDLIPCDVPQYLGVGGQELMLAKYDLLKIAHEQEWKDSEEKSKILIDDEQKISKIKDFHVWERTAPHTRPKSFMIGDIRITPFFNSHSIYDSYMFLIEADGKRIWHTGDYRDHAYLGKGLYPTLHRYASNIDLLITEGTTLKRGDLCIQESEVSRRMACVMSAFKYVIVLVSATDIERLASVKTAALKARKGLYYTGGMMGRAMRIFTHREAKSSKGLFAFHFKYVGEDDPKLGEMQKKGFVLVTGASHLDFVKKMCQGLSSSEVLLIYSAWDGYYKDPLQVKQNPAYRDFREAFPNVVDIHTSGHASRECIKKVIDIVKPKEVICIHKEAGAEL, from the coding sequence ATGGCAAGATTTCAAACATATCTAAAAGATAACGATGTTGTAGTTACTATTCATCGTGGAATAGACCAAATAGGTGGATGTATTACTGAAATATCCACGAAGACTTCTCGGGTCTTTGTGGATTTCGGTCAGAACTTGCCTGGTTGTACTGTTCCTACTACACCTGAGCAAGATAAAGCTTTGGTGCGTGACATCTTTGCGCAAAATGTTAAGCAGCACCAAGCGGTGGTATATACTCATGCCCATGAAGATCATGTCGGCTTGTTTGACCTAATTCCTTGCGATGTGCCTCAATATTTAGGAGTGGGAGGTCAAGAACTAATGCTTGCGAAGTATGACCTGTTGAAAATAGCTCATGAGCAAGAATGGAAAGATTCGGAAGAAAAAAGTAAGATATTGATAGATGATGAGCAGAAAATAAGTAAGATAAAAGATTTTCATGTATGGGAGCGTACGGCACCGCATACTCGGCCAAAATCTTTTATGATAGGGGATATCCGTATCACTCCTTTTTTTAATAGCCATAGCATCTATGACTCCTATATGTTTCTTATCGAAGCTGACGGAAAACGCATTTGGCATACTGGTGATTATCGTGACCATGCCTATCTTGGCAAAGGATTATATCCTACGCTTCATAGATATGCTTCTAATATAGACTTGCTTATCACAGAAGGAACCACACTGAAGCGTGGAGACCTTTGTATTCAAGAAAGTGAGGTGTCTAGACGTATGGCTTGTGTGATGAGTGCTTTCAAGTATGTGATAGTCTTGGTTTCTGCCACGGATATCGAGAGATTGGCTAGTGTGAAAACGGCAGCTCTCAAAGCTCGTAAGGGACTATACTACACTGGTGGAATGATGGGCAGAGCGATGCGAATCTTTACACATCGAGAAGCAAAATCTTCAAAGGGCTTGTTTGCTTTTCACTTTAAGTATGTGGGGGAGGATGATCCTAAACTCGGGGAGATGCAAAAGAAAGGCTTTGTCTTGGTAACAGGGGCTAGCCATTTGGATTTTGTGAAGAAAATGTGTCAAGGATTATCTTCGTCAGAGGTTCTTCTCATCTATTCTGCTTGGGATGGTTATTACAAAGACCCATTGCAAGTAAAGCAAAATCCTGCTTACAGAGACTTTCGAGAGGCGTTTCCCAATGTGGTGGATATTCATACCTCAGGACATGCTTCGAGAGAGTGCATCAAGAAAGTTATTGATATTGTTAAACCCAAGGAGGTCATCTGCATCCACAAGGAGGCAGGGGCTGAATTATAA
- a CDS encoding GNAT family N-acetyltransferase produces the protein METERILLRYWEESDAEALFKYASDPDVGPRAGWPTHKSVEESREIIRTFFHNETTWAIVLKETGEAIGCIGYYTHETSNIPIGENDCEVGYWVGKPYWNKGICTEALKLMLDYCIQVKHFENIWADHFIGNPASGRVMEKCGFADTGMLNKCSQLVDGDKDMVKVFKYKG, from the coding sequence ATGGAAACAGAAAGAATTTTACTTCGCTATTGGGAGGAATCTGATGCAGAGGCACTCTTCAAGTACGCCTCCGACCCTGACGTTGGACCTCGTGCAGGATGGCCGACGCATAAGTCTGTTGAGGAAAGTCGGGAGATAATCCGGACATTCTTCCATAATGAAACGACATGGGCGATTGTGTTGAAAGAGACTGGCGAGGCTATCGGCTGCATCGGCTACTACACCCATGAAACCAGCAACATCCCTATCGGAGAAAACGACTGTGAGGTGGGTTACTGGGTAGGAAAGCCTTATTGGAACAAGGGAATCTGCACCGAAGCCTTGAAGCTGATGCTTGACTACTGCATCCAAGTAAAGCATTTCGAAAACATCTGGGCAGACCATTTCATAGGCAATCCTGCATCAGGAAGAGTCATGGAGAAATGCGGTTTTGCCGATACAGGTATGTTGAATAAATGTAGCCAGCTCGTAGATGGCGACAAGGATATGGTTAAAGTATTTAAGTACAAAGGATAA
- a CDS encoding metallophosphatase domain-containing protein, with protein MKILHISDTHSHHRQLQDLPAADVIVHSGDFTMAGTEAEVIDFMEWFCALPYKHKVFIAGNHDDCLFGADINGLPENCHYLYGNGVTIEGIKFFGIPMFVEDDISGNYTKMLENIPSNIDVLITHQPPYLIMDESAGLHYGSRTLLDAVKRIKPEAHLFGHIHNAYGMSECSTVLFSNASIVTENYEFCNQPNMINL; from the coding sequence ATGAAGATACTTCATATTTCCGACACTCACAGCCATCATCGTCAGCTGCAGGATCTTCCTGCAGCTGACGTGATAGTCCATTCCGGTGACTTCACGATGGCAGGAACAGAAGCCGAAGTTATCGACTTTATGGAATGGTTCTGTGCCTTGCCATACAAACACAAAGTTTTCATTGCAGGAAACCATGACGACTGTCTTTTCGGAGCCGATATCAATGGCTTGCCCGAAAACTGCCATTATCTTTATGGTAACGGTGTAACGATAGAAGGCATAAAGTTCTTCGGCATCCCGATGTTCGTGGAAGATGATATAAGTGGTAACTATACCAAAATGTTGGAGAACATTCCTTCCAATATCGACGTGCTTATCACTCATCAGCCACCCTATCTCATTATGGATGAAAGTGCAGGTTTACATTATGGCAGCAGAACATTGCTAGATGCAGTTAAACGCATCAAGCCGGAGGCTCATCTCTTCGGGCACATTCATAATGCCTATGGGATGAGCGAATGCAGCACTGTGTTGTTTTCCAATGCCTCGATTGTTACTGAGAATTATGAGTTTTGTAATCAACCAAATATGATCAATTTATGA
- a CDS encoding lipocalin family protein, which yields MKKYLFFLLTLVVASFAFISCSSDDDSDNGDYDKSMIVGTWEMTAVKTSESGTYVDWPFRKTYATFNADGSYYGSGYFGTGRGTWSLKGNTLNTYVEGELFASYTIITATSTVSEMKMSIGDEAIWVKCQKQ from the coding sequence ATGAAAAAGTATTTATTTTTCCTTCTTACCCTCGTGGTAGCATCTTTTGCATTCATATCATGCAGCAGTGATGACGATTCAGACAATGGAGACTATGATAAGTCTATGATTGTAGGAACCTGGGAGATGACTGCAGTAAAGACATCTGAGTCTGGCACTTATGTTGACTGGCCTTTCAGAAAGACTTACGCCACATTCAATGCTGACGGTTCTTATTACGGCTCCGGATATTTCGGAACTGGTCGTGGAACATGGTCTTTGAAAGGAAACACACTAAACACATATGTTGAGGGTGAACTATTTGCTTCTTATACCATCATTACTGCGACATCTACAGTTTCTGAGATGAAAATGTCTATAGGTGACGAAGCTATTTGGGTAAAATGCCAGAAGCAATGA
- a CDS encoding AlkZ-related protein encodes MNFPEIYSATGMIELIQKIGFLPLLDSGIEGFSAEDIVAEDCGYVRLPEGGWDWPLWKWKGAIIQEMPCMYGKFFNKKAGFISQEWWPDFCNYRRSKYSRPDDESIEGAILSTLQSTGSLITRELRAACGFTGKGMRSKFDGYLTRLEMATYIVTEDFVYPRDKHNHEYGWGWSLLNTPEDLYGREVCQCNRTPLESYQRIFEHLKEILPDASDKQIIKLIG; translated from the coding sequence ATGAATTTTCCAGAAATATATTCAGCAACAGGCATGATAGAACTGATCCAGAAGATCGGCTTCCTCCCTCTCCTTGATAGTGGCATTGAAGGATTCTCAGCCGAAGACATCGTGGCGGAAGACTGCGGTTACGTAAGACTTCCTGAAGGCGGTTGGGACTGGCCGCTATGGAAATGGAAGGGCGCAATCATTCAGGAAATGCCATGTATGTACGGAAAGTTCTTTAACAAGAAAGCAGGATTCATCAGCCAGGAATGGTGGCCGGACTTCTGTAACTACAGAAGAAGCAAATACTCTCGCCCTGATGATGAATCAATAGAAGGAGCCATTCTCAGCACGCTTCAATCTACCGGTAGTCTCATCACAAGAGAACTTCGGGCAGCCTGCGGTTTCACCGGCAAGGGAATGAGAAGCAAGTTTGACGGTTATCTCACCCGACTGGAAATGGCGACTTACATCGTGACCGAGGATTTCGTCTACCCTCGTGACAAGCACAATCATGAATATGGCTGGGGATGGTCGCTGCTCAATACTCCTGAAGATCTCTATGGCAGGGAGGTTTGCCAATGCAATCGCACTCCCCTGGAATCTTACCAGAGGATTTTCGAGCATCTGAAAGAAATCCTGCCTGATGCTTCGGATAAACAGATCATTAAATTAATTGGATAA